AATCCAGACCGGCGGATGTAAGCGTGGTATTTGGTTCGCCGGCCTATTTTGATCTGCTGACCTGGCATCCGGAGTTAAGCGAAATATTTGCACTGGGGAAGGCAGTAAAGTTTGAATATGGAGGCATTGTTTTTCAAATCTCAAAAAACGGAACAGAAAAATGGAGTCCTGATGAAGCTGAAAAATATCGACGGTTGGCGTCAGGAGTGGATTGAGGGATTAAAAAAAGAAGTGGATAGCCTGATTGAATGGGCTTTCAGGGAAGATTTTGGCAGTTGGGGGGATGTAACCAGTCAGGCCATTTTTCACAGGAATGATACGGGAACGGCCCGGGTTGTGGCTAAATCCGAAGGGATTGTGGCCGGTTTGTTTGCCGTTCGCGGCGTATTTGAACGAAAGTCACCGGAAATACAGATTGAGGAAATGTGTGAAGACGGTGATTTTGTGACTTCCGGGGAAACGCTATTAATTGCAGAAGGTTCTGTGGAGGATTTGCTGAGTGCCGAACGAACCGCCCTGAATTTTTTGGGGCGGCTTTCCGGAATGGCTACACTTACCGGGAAATTTGTGGAGGCTGTTTCCGGAACCCGGACAAAAATTCTGGACACGCGCAAAACAACCCCCGGCTGGCGGTTTTTGGAAAAGTACGCCGTAAGGCAGGGGGGAGGGGTCAATCACCGGATGGGACTTTTTGACCGGGTTTTGATCAAGGATAATCACATAAAGGCGGCCGGAGGGATTCGTCCCGCGGTTCAGGCCGTCAGGGAGTATCTTTCCCGCCGCGGGTTGACTCTTCCCATTGAGGTGGAGGTCAAAAATCTGTCTGAACTGGAAGAGGCGCTTGGCCAAACAATTCAGCAAATCATGCTGGATAATATGGATCCGGACACGATGCGGCAGGCGGTGAAACGGGTTTCAGGCAGAATTCCGTTGGAAGCGTCCGGTGGAATCACACTTGAAACGGTTCGGGCCGTCGCCGAAACGGGAGTCGATTTCATTTCAGTGGGGGCGCTTACGCATTCAGCCCCGGTTTTGGATGTGTCCATGCTCATGGTGTAGGAAAAAATAAGTCCCCGGCACCGTCTTTAACGTGCCGGGGACGTTTGTCACTTCTGTATTCCGTGAATGAATTTCCTCAGGGCATCCACTGCTTTCTTGCTGTGCGTGCCCCGATTTGTTTCCAGGTCCACATAATGGGCGTTTGGGAGGAGGGCGGTCATTTTTTTCAGATTCTCCGGTTCGTGGAGTTTGTCTTTGGACGCACCAACAATTAAAACCGGGCAGGTGACGGCTCCCAATTTATCCCAAACCGTGTATTTGGCCAGGGCAAGCACGGCTTTTTTCAATTTCCAGGGATCAGCGGCATCCAGTGCATGGGAATATTTTTCATACTGGGCGTAATCCGTAGTAACATCCAGACGAAAATTGCGTAGATACCATTTTACAAACGGCTTGAAAATCAGGTACAAACGCGGCGGAAACGGGCGGATAAGCCAGAGTCCCCAGCGCGGAACACGGAATTCCGCATTGGGTGCCACGAGAGCCAGAGCTTTCGGTTGAGGGTGCAGGTGGATTACGGCATCCAGAATGGCTGTGGCTCCCAGGGAGCTTCCCATAAGAATGTACCGATCGGGTTTCACTCCGAGTCGGGAAACGAGGTGAACAAGGTCTTCCCCAATGCGGTCAACGCTGAAGCTCACCCTACCCCGAATACGGGAGGATATTTTTTCGCGGGTTTCGATGTAGAAAACGCGAAAGTCCCGTGTCATTTCACGGAGCACATCCCGCCAGGCAATGGGTTTTGAAATCCAACCGCTGACGAAAACAATATCGGGATTGTTTTGTTTTTGTACGGGCAAAAAGGTAATGACCCGCAATAAAACGTTTGGGGCGGCTGGCAGCCATTTTTCAGAAAATGAGCTTCCCGCAGCACAAAGTTCCGAGAGGTTTTCCATTTTTTATTCTTGTGGTTTGAATATTTATAAAATATCGTTTTAACACCGACTGCTAAAATATACAAAAATAATTTCGGATTGTCATTAAAATTCTTTTTACTTAGGGTGAATATCTGAGCTGTCCATGCTGACTAAAAAAATGAATCCTGTTTTATTGGAAGGAAAAATCCCTGCTACGTTGACGCGGTTAACGCTTCAGATGTCCGTTGGCATTTTGGCCATGCAGGTTTTCAATCTGGTAGACACGTTTTTTGTCGGGCAGCTCGGAACCAATCAGTTAGCCGCAATGGGGTTTACCTTCCCCGTTGTCATGGTGATTAACAGCATTGCGCTTGGGCTGGGCATTGGGGCCTCATCTGTGATTTCACGCGCCATTGGCGAGGGAAATCAATCCGGGGTTCGCCGCTTTACAACCGATGCTTTGTCGCTTTCATTAATTATTGTCACATTTTTTGTGGTTATTGGGCTATTTACAATTGAACCGCTTTTTCGCTCCCTTGGGGCCACCGGAGAGGTAATTCGCTACATCGAATCCTATATGAGAATCTGGTTTTTGGGGATGCCCTTTGTGGTGATTCCAATGGTGGGCAACAGTGCCATTCGGGCGACGGGCGATACCAAAACGCCCAGTTTTATAATGGTGAGCGCCGTGCTTGTGAACATCATTCTGGATCCGCTGCTTATTTTTGGGTACGGTCCGTTTCCAAGATTGGAATTGGCCGGTGCGGCCTTGGCTACGGTTATCTCCCGGGGGTTGACGATGGTATTGTCGCTCTGGATTCTCTACCGGCGTGAGAAAATGCTGACGTTTGCCGTGCCAAGAGTAAAAGAGGTCGTTCAATCCTGGGGGAAAATCCTATATATTGGCCTGCCGGCCGCTGCAACCAATTTGATCACCCCGATTTCGATGGGTGTGATTACGCGATTGGTAGCCGACTACGGGGCGCCGGCTGTGGCAGGTTTTGGCGTGGGGTCGCGCATCCAGATGTTTTCCCTGGCTATAATCGGCTCCCTTTCGTCGGTTCTCACCCCTTTTGTCGGGCAAAATTGGGGAGCCAAATATTATACAAGAATTAAGAATGGCGTGAAATTCAGTTATCTGGTTTCACTTATTTGGGGTATTTTTCTTTTCCTGCTTTTTTTGTTGGCCGCCAATCCTCTTGCCGCCCTTTTTAATCGAAATCCCCAGGTTATCGCGGCAACGGATGCGTATTTGAAAATCGTATCAATTGGCTTTCCGGCTCTTGGAATTCTGATATTGACCGCGTCCATATTTAATGCCCTTAACAAGCCGCTGCCGGCATCGCTGCTCATGATTGCGCGAATGTTTGTACTGTATATTCCGTTGGCTTATTTGGGTTCAAATTTGGTGGGATTAACCGGGATATTTTGGGCGGCGGTTCTTTCGAATTTTATGGCAGGCACAGCAGCCTACTTCTGGATTAAGAAAGAAATGGCCGGTTTTGGCCGAAAGCCCCGGTTAAATTAAGGAAATTCTTAATCGATATAAAAAATAACCCCCTCAGAAAGCTATTTTTTTGTAGGTCTCGTAAGTCTTAAAAATTTTAAATACATAGTGCCGGGTTTGACCCGGAAGGTGTCTCTTGATGCTGTTCCAGCGATCGGGGTATCGGGTTCTTTTTTGGGCGCGCAAAACCCGCTTATGTCCCGCGTTGTAGCTGGCAAACATAAAAGCGAGCCGGTCTTTCCCTTTTTCATCCTTCCAGATTGTGTACAAACGGCGGTCGTACAGGCAGCCCAGTGCAATATTAATTTCAGGTTTAAGCAATAACTTAGGGTGTGTGCCCAGGTGTCTGGCCGTTCCGGGCATGATTTGCATGAGACCCAAAGCCCCAACGCGGCTGCGGGCGTTTTCATTGAATTTGCTTTCCGCATAAACCTGTGCGGCAATCAGTCGCCAGTCAAATCCATAACGCCAGCTGTATTTCTTGATGATCCGGTCGTATCTGGAAATTCGACCCGGGCGCATGACGGTGATGTGGTTCAGATACTGCCGCCAATCTTGTTCGGGAGTCTCATTCTGAACGTCAACTTGTGCAGAATCGGGAGCAACAGACACGTCAGATGATTCGGGAAATGAATCTGCCTTTTCCGAAGGAGAAGTACAGAAAAAGACAAATAATCCGAACAGAAGAAGGAGGCTAAATTTGCCCGATAACATATGCTAATCCCAGGAATATTGCTGCTATCATGATTGCCAACCCGACATTTCGATTCTCTGCAATTTCCATTCGAATATCCAGTTTTTCCAGTTTGTCAAATAACCGCCAGGCAAAAAAACAGGCCACTGCAAAAAAAACCGCCTTAACAATAATGTACGAAAAATTAAGCAAATAGGTTTTAAGCAGGTCACTAACCATTGCAGGTCTCCTATTCTGAACGTTGCAATTTTTCCATCCGGGCAACCGATGTGCATTGGGAAAGCGTTCTTTCCCGATTAAATTCCCTTAAATTTACCGGAATTGGCCTTAGAAGTCAAGGAAAAATTACTTTTCGCGAAAAGAAAAAGGAGACCTTCCTCAGATTCCCGCTCCGTTTTCAAAAATGGGTTTTTCATTATTAAACGGTTTTTCCAGTTCCCGAAGAATTTTTTCGGTCTTGTGCAAAGACTCTTTATGAGTATTTTGCAGATGTGCGACCTCCTTTTCCAGTTCCAAAACCCGATCGACCAGCTCCCGGATGACCCTGGACACCGGGTCGGGCAGTTTATTGTGATCCAGAACCTTTAGATCAAAATTATTGGTTTCGTGAAGCGTGCGTCCCGGGATTCCCACAACAACGGAGTGCGGCGGAACGGATTTTAGCACAACCGATCCGCTCCCGATCCGGCTGTGATGCCCGATGCGAATATTCCCGAGGATCTTTGCACCACTTCCCACAACCACATGCGATTCAAGGGTGGGGTGTCTTTTCCCCTTTTCAAGGGAGGTTCCCCCCAGAGTGACGCCCTGATAAATAAGGCATTCGTCTCCGACCTCTGCGGTTTCGCCGATCACGATTCCCATTCCGTGATCAATAAAAACGCCTTTTCCAATTTTTGCGCCCGGATGAATTTCAACGCCCGTCAGAAAGCGGGTCACGTGGGAAATTAACCGGGGAATCACCGGGAGCCTGAGCTTCCATAAAAAATGGGATATTCGGTGCGCCCAGATGGCATGGAGTCCCGGGTACGCCAGGATAATTTCTACCACATTTTTGGCAGCCGGATCGTATTTAAAAACCGAGCGAATATCGTGAATCATACCCATTTCTAAAAACCCTTTCTTTTTTGGTGCATAAAAAAAGCCCCATTGCGTGGAGCAATGGGGCTTTAAAGATATATTCGATTCGTTATTTTTCAGGATAAAGCACACCTCCACGCTTGCTGTTTCACGAACAGAGCCATCGGACAACACATACACATTTTGTGGGGTGCGCGTATCATAAATAGCGGT
This window of the Calditrichota bacterium genome carries:
- the nadC gene encoding carboxylating nicotinate-nucleotide diphosphorylase, which produces MKLKNIDGWRQEWIEGLKKEVDSLIEWAFREDFGSWGDVTSQAIFHRNDTGTARVVAKSEGIVAGLFAVRGVFERKSPEIQIEEMCEDGDFVTSGETLLIAEGSVEDLLSAERTALNFLGRLSGMATLTGKFVEAVSGTRTKILDTRKTTPGWRFLEKYAVRQGGGVNHRMGLFDRVLIKDNHIKAAGGIRPAVQAVREYLSRRGLTLPIEVEVKNLSELEEALGQTIQQIMLDNMDPDTMRQAVKRVSGRIPLEASGGITLETVRAVAETGVDFISVGALTHSAPVLDVSMLMV
- a CDS encoding alpha/beta hydrolase — its product is MENLSELCAAGSSFSEKWLPAAPNVLLRVITFLPVQKQNNPDIVFVSGWISKPIAWRDVLREMTRDFRVFYIETREKISSRIRGRVSFSVDRIGEDLVHLVSRLGVKPDRYILMGSSLGATAILDAVIHLHPQPKALALVAPNAEFRVPRWGLWLIRPFPPRLYLIFKPFVKWYLRNFRLDVTTDYAQYEKYSHALDAADPWKLKKAVLALAKYTVWDKLGAVTCPVLIVGASKDKLHEPENLKKMTALLPNAHYVDLETNRGTHSKKAVDALRKFIHGIQK
- a CDS encoding MATE family efflux transporter — translated: MNPVLLEGKIPATLTRLTLQMSVGILAMQVFNLVDTFFVGQLGTNQLAAMGFTFPVVMVINSIALGLGIGASSVISRAIGEGNQSGVRRFTTDALSLSLIIVTFFVVIGLFTIEPLFRSLGATGEVIRYIESYMRIWFLGMPFVVIPMVGNSAIRATGDTKTPSFIMVSAVLVNIILDPLLIFGYGPFPRLELAGAALATVISRGLTMVLSLWILYRREKMLTFAVPRVKEVVQSWGKILYIGLPAAATNLITPISMGVITRLVADYGAPAVAGFGVGSRIQMFSLAIIGSLSSVLTPFVGQNWGAKYYTRIKNGVKFSYLVSLIWGIFLFLLFLLAANPLAALFNRNPQVIAATDAYLKIVSIGFPALGILILTASIFNALNKPLPASLLMIARMFVLYIPLAYLGSNLVGLTGIFWAAVLSNFMAGTAAYFWIKKEMAGFGRKPRLN
- a CDS encoding transglycosylase SLT domain-containing protein, which produces MLSGKFSLLLLFGLFVFFCTSPSEKADSFPESSDVSVAPDSAQVDVQNETPEQDWRQYLNHITVMRPGRISRYDRIIKKYSWRYGFDWRLIAAQVYAESKFNENARSRVGALGLMQIMPGTARHLGTHPKLLLKPEINIALGCLYDRRLYTIWKDEKGKDRLAFMFASYNAGHKRVLRAQKRTRYPDRWNSIKRHLPGQTRHYVFKIFKTYETYKKIAF
- the cysE gene encoding serine O-acetyltransferase; this translates as MGMIHDIRSVFKYDPAAKNVVEIILAYPGLHAIWAHRISHFLWKLRLPVIPRLISHVTRFLTGVEIHPGAKIGKGVFIDHGMGIVIGETAEVGDECLIYQGVTLGGTSLEKGKRHPTLESHVVVGSGAKILGNIRIGHHSRIGSGSVVLKSVPPHSVVVGIPGRTLHETNNFDLKVLDHNKLPDPVSRVIRELVDRVLELEKEVAHLQNTHKESLHKTEKILRELEKPFNNEKPIFENGAGI